The genomic region CTGCATCGAGTTCGAAGGTCGGTGGTACTCGGGTGCCGAGGTCGCCGAATACGGCCATGCCGTCGCAGAGTTGCTGCGCGAGGCCGGGGTATCCGACGATGCGCCGGTCGGCCTCGTGGTGCGCAACCGGTTGCCGCACGCCGCGGTGATCATCGGGTTCCTGGCCGCCGGTCGCACCGTGTCGATGGTCTACTCGTTCCAGTCGCCGGAGGCGATCGGTCGCGACATCGAGAAGCTCGAGTTGTCGGCGGTGGTCGCCGATGTCGAGGACTGGACGACACCGGTCGTGGCGGCCGCCAGGCGTGCAGGCAGTGCGGGTGTGGGTATCTCGCTGCAGTCGCCCGCTGTCTCGGCGGTGCCGGGCTTGGAGCGCCGCGACGAGTCCCGGTCCCACGCGGTCGCCGAACCCGATGTGGCCCTGCAGATTCTGACCAGCGGCACCACCGGACCGCCGAAGCGCCAGTCGATCAGGACACCGGTGCTGCGACGCACGGTGTTCAGCGTCACGAGCGGGGAGTCCGCACCCGCCGACGCCCCGCCGGAGATGGCGTACTGGCAGTTCGGCGGCATCGGGGTCTGCCAACTCATCGCCGGCGTCTACAACGCGCGGCGCATCGTGATGCTCGAGCGGTTTACCGTCGACGGCTACGTGAACGCGGTGAAGCGGCACGGCATCACCCGTTCGGGCGTGCAGCCCGCCGTCATCCGGATGCTGTTGGACGCCGACGTAGCCAAGGAGGACCTCGCGTCGCTGGACTTCCTGATCAGCGCGTCGGGACCCTTGGACCCCGAAACGCGCGACGCATTCGAGTCCAGGTACGGCGTTCCGATCATGTTGGCCTACGGCGCAACCGAATTCGCCGGTTCGCTGTGCGCGTGGACACCGGATCTGCAACAAGAGTTCGGTACGGCCAAGCGCAACAGCGTCGGGCGTGCCCTGCCCGACACCCGATTGCGCGTCGTCGACCCCGACACCGGTGCGCCACTTCGAGCGGGTGAGCAGGGTCTGCTCGAGGCCAAGGTCGCGCCGATCGGTGCGGACTGGATCCGTACCACCGACATCGCCTCCATCGACGCCGACGGGTTCGTCTTCCTGCACGGCCGCGCCGACGGGGCGATCAACCGCGGCGGGTTCAAGATCCTGCCCGAAACCGTTCGGCGGGTGTTGATCTCACATCCTGCGGTACGGGACGTCTGCGTGGTCGGGGTGCCCGATGCGCGCCTGGGGGAGGTGCCGTTCGCGGCGATCGAGGTGACGCCGGGGTTGCCCGTACCGTCCGAGGGCGAGCTCGCCGAACTGGTCCGCTCAGCGTTGCCGGTGTACACCGTGCCCGTCGCGTTCGCGGTCGTCGACGAACTGCCGCGCAATCCGGCGCTCAAGGTCAGCCTGCCGGCCGTCGCGTCGCTCTACGAGGCGCGCGCGAACAGGTAGTGCCGCGCCGGGTTCTTACCGTTGTGGTTCATCGCGGCCTCATCTCCGGAGGACAACGGCGTCCAGCCGCCGGCGAACCGGTGCGCCACCTCGTCCGGGTCGATGCCGGGCACGCCGAACGAACCGCCGGGCACGAACGCGACGATGAGCAGCCGGGCACCGGGCGCGGCCACCGCGGTGACCTCTCGGACGTAGGCGGCGCGGTCGTCGGCGCTCATCCCGTGCAGGCAGCCGCTGTCGAGGATGAGATCGAAACCTGTGCCGATGCCTTCGCTCGACAGCCGCGTCACGTCGCCACGGCTGAAGGTGACGTTCACCTTCGCGGCCTCGGCCTTGGCGCGCGCCCTGCCCACGGCCTTCGCGACGTAGTCGACACCGGTGACCGCCCAGCCATTCCTCGCCAGGAAGATCGAGCTGTCGCCGGTTCCGCAGCCGAGATCAAGCGCGCTGCCCGGATGCAGCCGGTCCGCGCCGTCGACGAGTTCGATCAGACTGCGAGGCAGAGGATGTCCGTCCCACGGCGTGAATCCGAAGCGGTAGAACGCGGTGAAGAGCCGCTGTCTCGAGGCCATCGGCTCAGATGGCGCCGAGGTCTGCCGACAACCAGTGTCGGGGCCTCATGACGACCACTACGCCCTCCCCGTGTTCACGGCGGGCGTACTCGAGGTAGGCGTCGACCTTCTCCGGCGCCAGGTAGCGCTTCGTCATCTCGACGAGGTGGTCATCGGTGGCCCGCTCGATGCTGCTGACCGGGCCGTCGACCGCGACGTAGCGCACCGAGGGCTCGACGCGCTCGACCATCAACGTGAACTCGCCCTGCGCCTCGATGAGCCGGTGCTTGCGGGACCCGTCGCCGGTCAGCACCCACGGCTGGCCACCGACGGCGTACTGGTACCAGATCGGCACGGTGAGCGGACCCCGCTTGTCACCGGCACTGACCGACAGCGCGGCGATGTGGGGTTCGGCCAGGAACTGTTCGCGTTCTTCCTTGGACAGGGCCATCTCGCCAGGCTAGACCCGCCCACCGACAAGCCCGGGCAATGAAGGTCAGCAGCCGATCCGCGAGAAGAAGGCGAGTGAGACGATCCCGATCGCGATGGCGATCGGCGTCTGTCCCATCGCGGCGGTGCTGACGATGCCGACGACCGCGGCGATGGCGATCACCGCGAGCAACAGTCCGTGGACCCATCGAACCCCGATGGCTCCGCCCGGGCGCCCTGGATGGGTCTGCATTCCCGTCATCCGGTCACGGGCCACGGCCGCCTCCTGTGTGGTCTACATCACATCGTATCGGTTGTGTGAGCCACACCATACAACACCGCCGGCCGCTCAGCGAAGCGGATCGCGCCCTGTCGGCGAGGGTCGGCTGCAACTGAAAGGCTATGTGCTGCTTGAAGACTATGCCGAGTGCAGCTAACTAGTGATGGTTGCGGGACCCCGGACTGCGAACTTCGGCGCCGAACTCGCCCCGGCGTCACCTAGAGTCGGGGGTCATGCGCTTCGGCTTCTTCATCCCACAGGGCTGGCGACTCGACCTGGTGGGCATCCCCACCGAACAACACTGGTCGGTGATGCGCGATCTCGCCGTGTACGCCGACCGCAGCGCGTGGGATTCAGTGTGGGTCTATGACCACTTCCACACGGTGCCGGTTCCCACCGCCGAGGCCACTCATGAAGCGTGGGCGCTGATGTCGGCCTACGCCGCGGTCACGTCGCGGGTCCGACTCGGGCAGATGTGCACGGCGATGAGCTACCGCAATCCCGCCTACCTGGCCAAGGTCGCCGCCACCGTCGACGTCATCTCCGGCGGGCGGACAGAGATGGGCATCGGTGGTGGC from Mycobacterium sp. IDR2000157661 harbors:
- a CDS encoding pyridoxamine 5'-phosphate oxidase family protein; this encodes MALSKEEREQFLAEPHIAALSVSAGDKRGPLTVPIWYQYAVGGQPWVLTGDGSRKHRLIEAQGEFTLMVERVEPSVRYVAVDGPVSSIERATDDHLVEMTKRYLAPEKVDAYLEYARREHGEGVVVVMRPRHWLSADLGAI
- a CDS encoding class I adenylate-forming enzyme family protein: MTFTDEFAAGLAGYGDKPCIEFEGRWYSGAEVAEYGHAVAELLREAGVSDDAPVGLVVRNRLPHAAVIIGFLAAGRTVSMVYSFQSPEAIGRDIEKLELSAVVADVEDWTTPVVAAARRAGSAGVGISLQSPAVSAVPGLERRDESRSHAVAEPDVALQILTSGTTGPPKRQSIRTPVLRRTVFSVTSGESAPADAPPEMAYWQFGGIGVCQLIAGVYNARRIVMLERFTVDGYVNAVKRHGITRSGVQPAVIRMLLDADVAKEDLASLDFLISASGPLDPETRDAFESRYGVPIMLAYGATEFAGSLCAWTPDLQQEFGTAKRNSVGRALPDTRLRVVDPDTGAPLRAGEQGLLEAKVAPIGADWIRTTDIASIDADGFVFLHGRADGAINRGGFKILPETVRRVLISHPAVRDVCVVGVPDARLGEVPFAAIEVTPGLPVPSEGELAELVRSALPVYTVPVAFAVVDELPRNPALKVSLPAVASLYEARANR
- a CDS encoding class I SAM-dependent methyltransferase — encoded protein: MASRQRLFTAFYRFGFTPWDGHPLPRSLIELVDGADRLHPGSALDLGCGTGDSSIFLARNGWAVTGVDYVAKAVGRARAKAEAAKVNVTFSRGDVTRLSSEGIGTGFDLILDSGCLHGMSADDRAAYVREVTAVAAPGARLLIVAFVPGGSFGVPGIDPDEVAHRFAGGWTPLSSGDEAAMNHNGKNPARHYLFARAS